A genomic segment from Glycine soja cultivar W05 chromosome 18, ASM419377v2, whole genome shotgun sequence encodes:
- the LOC114397049 gene encoding uncharacterized protein LOC114397049: protein MARIAKVVKISEQELDQVKQNRNGMVGIPRKRLEEKAKALANQGEWTSFIDILALLVFGTILFPNVDGLVDLAAIDAFLAYRHSKESPVIAALADAYDTFDLRCEKSSARIVYCTPALYVWLVSHVFHHEGRPVCPLQGHHVCSKKGKANWEELLAGMTKASISWFPRWKEGEAGVLCSCEGFPNVPLMGTRGCINYNPMLAIRQLGYPMRGAPSEKVITPFITGGFNEANAKILQKISKAWNRVGRKDKELRGSSNDVINGYHKWLKSRTQGITWLPKLKSLSRKEAEIPEESEKVQALKAELEGEREVEDDSH, encoded by the coding sequence ATGGCAAGAATAGCAAAAGTGGTCAAGATCTCAGAACAAGAGCTAGACCAAGTGaagcaaaataggaatgggATGGTAGGGATACCAAGGAAGCGCTTAGAGGAGAAGGCAAAAGCTTTGGCAAATCAAGGGGAGTGGACCTCGTTCATTGACATATTAGCACTGTTGGTGTTTGGGACTATACTATTTCCGAATGTAGACGGGCTAGTGGAtctagcagcgatcgacgccTTTCTTGCTTATCGCCacagcaaggaaagcccggtcatcGCTGCTTTGGCGGATGCATATGATACATTCGACTtgaggtgcgagaagagtagtgCGAGAATTGTCTATTGTACGcctgctctttatgtatggttggtatCCCACGTTTTTCATCATGAAGGTAGACCTGTTTGTCCCCTACAAGGTCATCATGTGTGTTCCAAAAAGGGTAAAGCAAATTGGGAAGAACTCTTGGCAGGCATGACAAAAGCGTCCATTAGTTGGTTCCCACGGTGGAAAGAAGGAGAGGCAGGAGTGTTATGCTCATGTGAAGGATTCCCAAATGTCCCTTTGATGGGGACGAgaggttgtattaactataatcccaTGTTGGCCATAAGACAGttaggctaccctatgagaggtgcACCATCGGAGAAAGTCATCACACCTTTCATCACGGGAGGCTTCAATGAAGCTAATGCAAAGATACTTCAGAAAATCTCTAAAGCATGGAATAGAGTGGGAAGAAAAGATAAGGAGCTTAGAGGAAGTAGCAATGACGTCATCAACGGCTATCACAAGTGGTTGAAGTCTAGAACACAAGGGATAACTTGGCTCCCAAAGCTAAAAAGTTTAAGTAGGAAAGAGGCTGAAATTCCTGAGGAAAGTGAAAAAGTGCAGGCTTTGAAGGCAGAGCTCGAAGGTGAAAGAGAAGTTGAAGACGACAGTCACTAG